A window of the Isosphaera pallida ATCC 43644 genome harbors these coding sequences:
- a CDS encoding trypsin-like peptidase domain-containing protein, protein MTRARFPGSRSPTMFDSRRTLRALDWCRVVLGTLWAFVASGLSGTAFAVPLADDPPVASSPTADARRLSEAFRAAARKIGPSVVSICLETEATRPRNGSGAVVSTTPQPKVRGETAEGGSGILIAPEGWILTNAHVIDGSGPIMVTLADGRRRLVQEVRRDILADLAVMRIEAEGLQVAEWGDSQHLEVGDWVLAVGQPFGLTGTVTAGIVSGTGRALKPDGPEDFLQTDAAINPGNSGGPLIDLEGRVVGIATAIKTRAGGAEGVGLAVPAHRARRVAHDLIAYGEVRRGWVGLNVSRADPDLAEALGYPGAWIVTALTRDGPAAQAGIRRGDLIVALDDQPLASLGPLQERIEASLPPHPPLRLTLIRSLDPLTLNASESRSKVLPQRLTVELQPIPAPAAIRPILERDAPPPRLSDASSRIPNSSPRSAPTPGIPGIAARPAPTETRRSPTRFPTLGLRLAEPDSVEARGLIGHNSLDDPNTPLPGPVVVGVTPDGPADRGGLELGMVLTDLGNRRIHRLADLHAALLEHENGGDFVVRILKRGKPELRILVDVPGLSR, encoded by the coding sequence ATGACCCGCGCGCGATTCCCTGGTTCCCGTTCCCCCACCATGTTCGACAGTCGGCGGACGCTCCGAGCGCTTGATTGGTGCAGAGTGGTTCTCGGAACGCTGTGGGCGTTCGTCGCAAGCGGTTTGAGTGGCACCGCGTTCGCCGTCCCTCTCGCAGACGATCCCCCTGTAGCGTCGTCGCCAACGGCCGACGCCCGCCGTTTGAGTGAGGCATTTCGGGCCGCGGCTCGCAAGATCGGTCCCTCGGTGGTCTCAATCTGTTTGGAGACTGAAGCGACGCGACCCCGCAATGGTTCAGGTGCCGTGGTTTCGACCACGCCCCAGCCCAAAGTCAGGGGAGAGACCGCCGAAGGGGGTTCGGGAATCCTGATTGCGCCGGAGGGTTGGATTCTCACCAATGCTCATGTCATCGACGGCTCGGGTCCGATCATGGTGACCCTGGCCGATGGTCGGCGGCGGCTCGTCCAGGAAGTTCGGCGGGACATACTCGCTGATCTCGCGGTGATGCGGATCGAGGCCGAGGGCCTGCAGGTGGCTGAATGGGGCGATTCGCAACACCTGGAAGTGGGCGACTGGGTGCTGGCGGTCGGACAGCCGTTTGGTTTGACTGGCACCGTTACGGCAGGCATCGTCTCGGGCACGGGACGCGCGTTGAAACCTGATGGCCCGGAAGATTTCCTCCAAACCGACGCGGCCATCAATCCAGGTAACTCGGGCGGTCCCTTGATCGACCTGGAGGGTCGAGTCGTGGGGATCGCCACCGCGATCAAAACCCGCGCCGGCGGGGCCGAAGGAGTGGGTTTGGCGGTTCCCGCTCACCGAGCGCGACGAGTGGCCCACGACCTGATCGCGTATGGCGAAGTCCGCCGGGGCTGGGTGGGTCTGAACGTGTCACGGGCCGATCCTGACCTCGCCGAAGCTCTAGGCTACCCTGGCGCTTGGATCGTCACAGCACTGACGCGGGACGGACCAGCTGCTCAGGCGGGCATTCGTCGGGGCGATCTGATTGTGGCCCTTGACGACCAGCCCCTCGCCAGCCTGGGTCCACTTCAGGAGCGGATCGAAGCCAGCCTCCCTCCTCATCCACCACTGCGTTTGACCCTCATCCGTTCCCTCGACCCGTTGACCTTGAACGCTAGCGAATCCAGGTCCAAGGTCCTTCCCCAACGCCTCACGGTCGAACTTCAACCGATCCCCGCGCCCGCGGCCATCCGTCCGATCCTGGAACGAGACGCGCCCCCTCCGCGCCTCTCCGACGCCTCCTCCAGGATTCCCAATTCCTCACCCCGCTCCGCTCCCACCCCCGGCATCCCTGGCATCGCTGCCCGCCCCGCCCCCACTGAGACGCGACGCAGCCCTACTCGCTTCCCCACGCTGGGGCTGCGTCTCGCCGAACCGGACTCCGTTGAGGCGCGCGGCCTCATCGGGCACAACTCCCTCGATGACCCCAACACCCCCCTTCCCGGACCCGTGGTCGTCGGCGTAACCCCCGACGGCCCCGCCGATCGCGGCGGCCTAGAACTCGGCATGGTCCTCACCGATCTAGGCAACCGCCGCATCCATCGCCTCGCCGATCTCCACGCCGCCCTCCTCGAACATGAAAACGGGGGCGACTTTGTGGTCCGCATCCTCAAACGCGGCAAACCCGAATTGCGAATCTTGGTTGATGTTCCCGGCCTTTCTCGATGA
- a CDS encoding TlpA family protein disulfide reductase, with amino-acid sequence MVAVATAVALGSMGRIGEAIAGFQPTLRVGSPAPKLEVAGWVKGQPVTQFQPGRVYVVEFWATWCGPCRAAMPHLSRIQAQYGDRVTIIGVNVWENNPASVVPFVQSMGHQMAYRVAVDSVPPGFDSTEGAMARSWLTASGQQGIPAAFIVDGQGRIAWIGSPTQIDQALAQVVASNEAARH; translated from the coding sequence ATGGTTGCGGTCGCGACAGCGGTCGCATTGGGTTCGATGGGTAGGATCGGTGAAGCGATCGCTGGGTTCCAACCGACGCTTCGGGTCGGCTCGCCCGCGCCAAAGCTCGAAGTGGCCGGTTGGGTCAAAGGCCAGCCGGTCACGCAGTTTCAGCCGGGTCGGGTTTACGTGGTCGAGTTCTGGGCCACCTGGTGCGGACCGTGCCGCGCGGCGATGCCCCACCTAAGCCGCATCCAAGCGCAATATGGTGATCGTGTGACGATCATCGGGGTCAATGTGTGGGAGAACAACCCTGCGAGCGTTGTACCGTTCGTGCAAAGTATGGGCCACCAGATGGCTTACCGGGTGGCGGTCGATTCGGTCCCGCCCGGCTTCGACTCGACCGAAGGAGCGATGGCCCGCAGCTGGCTGACCGCCTCGGGTCAACAGGGGATTCCCGCGGCGTTCATCGTTGATGGTCAAGGACGGATCGCTTGGATCGGCTCGCCCACTCAGATCGACCAGGCGTTGGCCCAGGTGGTCGCTAGCAACGAGGCCGCCCGCCACTGA
- a CDS encoding glycosyltransferase family 2 protein has protein sequence MEEAASPPSSSASAPPDCSVVIPTYNGRVWLERLLASIRRHRPDPQRVTLEVIVADDASTDGTASWLAAVYPEVTVVRNPVNQGFCGAANLGLSVARGRVVQLLNNDTEVTEGWIERALIHFNDPDVGAVAPLVVLMARPDLIDAAGDGYSLAGLPYNRLSHHPSASVADRGPVEVFGASASAAFYLGELIRDLGGFNRAYGSYYEDVELAFRIRWAGYRCVFEPSCRVKHHGHASYDHRKPQLHRRVARNGERLFWSCAPRSWIAAGLAVRLAYLGLNMARGLSNGRAWSILGGLVDAWSDPGLMWRRRRENLELAARWGRSPRLEAWPALFPIREVRAMRRHLQHRGTTTTAFPSPHTVSHASAKPSLPAHAATVAGCLDGVSTNRPLRP, from the coding sequence ATGGAGGAGGCCGCGTCCCCACCGTCTTCCAGCGCCTCAGCCCCGCCGGATTGCTCGGTGGTGATCCCCACCTACAACGGCCGCGTTTGGCTGGAACGATTGCTGGCGTCGATCCGAAGGCATCGCCCCGACCCCCAACGGGTCACTCTGGAAGTGATCGTGGCCGACGACGCTTCGACTGACGGCACCGCCTCCTGGCTAGCCGCGGTCTATCCCGAAGTGACTGTGGTCCGCAACCCGGTCAACCAGGGATTTTGCGGCGCGGCCAATCTCGGCTTGAGCGTCGCGCGAGGACGAGTCGTTCAACTGCTCAACAACGACACCGAAGTTACCGAAGGCTGGATCGAACGGGCCTTGATCCACTTCAACGACCCCGACGTGGGAGCCGTCGCTCCCCTCGTGGTGCTGATGGCTCGTCCCGACCTCATCGACGCAGCCGGCGACGGCTACTCGCTGGCCGGCCTGCCCTACAATCGTCTCAGTCATCATCCTAGCGCCTCGGTAGCCGATCGCGGGCCGGTCGAGGTCTTCGGAGCCAGCGCCTCGGCAGCCTTCTATCTGGGCGAACTGATTCGAGACCTAGGGGGCTTCAATCGCGCTTACGGCTCATATTATGAAGATGTGGAGCTTGCGTTTCGAATTCGTTGGGCCGGTTATCGTTGCGTGTTCGAGCCATCCTGCCGGGTCAAGCATCATGGACACGCCAGCTACGACCACCGCAAGCCGCAGCTGCATCGGCGGGTGGCCCGCAATGGCGAACGGCTGTTTTGGTCATGTGCGCCTCGGAGCTGGATCGCGGCGGGTCTGGCGGTTCGCCTGGCCTATTTGGGTCTCAACATGGCGCGGGGGCTGAGCAACGGCCGAGCCTGGAGCATCCTGGGCGGTCTGGTGGACGCCTGGAGCGACCCGGGGTTGATGTGGCGACGACGGCGGGAGAACCTTGAACTGGCCGCGCGTTGGGGACGCTCGCCTCGCCTGGAAGCCTGGCCAGCTCTATTCCCCATCCGCGAGGTTCGGGCGATGCGTCGCCACCTTCAACACCGGGGCACCACCACGACGGCGTTTCCCAGCCCCCATACCGTCTCCCACGCCTCGGCCAAGCCGTCACTACCTGCCCATGCTGCGACGGTCGCAGGCTGTCTCGACGGCGTCTCGACAAACCGACCGCTGCGCCCGTAG
- a CDS encoding DUF4272 domain-containing protein encodes MATEPITIYARRGDPARIAALLRSLQPRLRQVGSDEAWERLELITPERLGQPARLLQFTYDPASLAEPNGSRQKAGMRRYLERFPDTPFKTATLDEIPHLTFALGTVAEPGIDLDDPEDDRGRWIRLVAQNLDGLIFTPSSVRDANGRVLIHAEGRFDPLARLSEPPPSDPPSRPLNEASASSEALPISIGSAPDDLDDDETQPGNDGVPIDPPSPRRVARRTLALAALTGRALLEQRDLADPMTQVHWERLMAWVTKLELLDEFEADEWAVVSAPPGQLNPTTTVNATWRIEGLTILAWVLERSELPEYDQLIVPDDLMPAVGFLDVEEARGLIEHARLRAIDQIDKTQRFYFTLNWRLRQFRFVDRQPLDFAQFAAECWFGTMELDGARLINGDLELSGLPLAAADEETLSTIHSVIQERHHALNWVLNGPALYSATDTST; translated from the coding sequence ATGGCGACCGAACCAATCACGATTTACGCTCGTCGTGGCGACCCCGCCCGGATCGCCGCCCTGCTCCGCTCGTTGCAACCCCGTTTGCGCCAGGTTGGGTCGGATGAAGCCTGGGAACGGCTCGAACTCATCACCCCCGAGCGGCTGGGCCAACCAGCTCGTCTGCTCCAGTTTACCTATGACCCCGCCTCTCTCGCCGAACCCAACGGCTCGCGTCAGAAAGCCGGAATGCGCCGTTATCTCGAACGCTTCCCCGACACCCCCTTCAAGACCGCCACCCTTGACGAAATCCCACACCTTACCTTCGCTCTTGGCACCGTCGCTGAACCGGGAATCGACCTGGACGATCCCGAGGACGACCGCGGACGCTGGATCCGCCTAGTCGCTCAGAATCTTGATGGATTGATCTTCACTCCCTCCAGCGTGAGGGATGCCAACGGTCGTGTTTTGATCCACGCCGAAGGTCGGTTCGATCCCTTGGCGCGTTTGTCCGAACCACCACCGTCCGACCCTCCAAGCCGTCCGCTCAACGAGGCCAGCGCGAGTTCCGAAGCCTTGCCGATCTCGATCGGCTCGGCCCCCGACGATTTGGACGACGACGAGACCCAACCCGGTAACGATGGCGTTCCCATCGACCCGCCAAGTCCTCGACGGGTCGCCCGCCGCACGCTAGCTCTGGCCGCCCTGACGGGCCGGGCGCTGCTGGAACAACGCGACCTGGCCGACCCCATGACCCAGGTTCATTGGGAACGTCTCATGGCCTGGGTTACCAAGCTGGAGTTGCTGGACGAATTCGAAGCCGACGAATGGGCCGTCGTATCCGCTCCTCCGGGCCAACTGAACCCCACCACCACCGTCAACGCCACCTGGCGCATCGAAGGCTTGACGATTCTCGCTTGGGTGTTGGAGCGAAGCGAACTCCCCGAATACGACCAACTCATCGTCCCCGACGACCTCATGCCCGCCGTTGGTTTCCTCGACGTGGAAGAGGCGCGGGGGCTAATCGAACACGCGCGGCTTCGCGCGATCGATCAAATCGACAAGACTCAGCGGTTTTACTTCACGCTCAACTGGCGTCTCCGGCAGTTTCGATTCGTGGATCGCCAACCGCTCGACTTCGCTCAGTTCGCCGCCGAATGCTGGTTCGGCACGATGGAACTCGACGGCGCGCGTTTGATCAACGGGGACCTCGAACTCAGCGGTCTGCCCTTGGCCGCGGCCGACGAGGAAACCCTCTCGACCATTCATAGCGTCATTCAAGAACGTCACCATGCTCTCAACTGGGTTTTGAACGGGCCGGCCCTCTACTCGGCCACCGACACCTCCACCTGA
- a CDS encoding redoxin domain-containing protein, with protein sequence MPSFSLDCLLRRMFPLVLLAAWVAHPNPIAHAIAAPPDDPPGANANPPIDAEAKALWEQVARAYRDLQGYADQGRLVVRSRRGDQTFEVAQPLSLARAADGRIALKAGVFELQAAPDRVVIDQSSLKTREILTGPLPSSWTLLLDRHPQIKAILAGSPDGRAAEVPLRFLLDPEAGVGLLEGGQTRVRLAEPLEQDGRVFPRLLLERPNLAATRLTLDPERLLIIESETLLDQPQAAPGDAPAQPAALRVALTYAGWNAGVITSQPDDAAFILPQEQRVKVVELAKAYAQDTPDGKKTPDQPGGGLEDLIARFGPGGPDAARLEEIIDQLRQGEGGPDAKPIREAIEKFRRDNPDAEAIRRRIDQFRKENPNAREIEEMISRLQKQLPEGAGLEEMIARARELMPEGAELEDLARRFRMAADGGLPGVDEGEAPPPLADPQPAFAQRWVGQMVPKFTLRLLESANAKQPQERTLDDPTLKDKTILLVFWATWSAASVETLAEVQTLIEALDQPGAPTLVIAVSSDDEPEDPAELVAALRAELNKAGVKIEHRPNGRLAIDPDQTLLQLFEIPALPSLILIDPNGVVKQVDAGGKPGLPGRVLGPDHPAVKAGNAKKPATSTNTNKR encoded by the coding sequence ATGCCTTCATTCTCGTTGGATTGCTTGCTCCGTCGGATGTTCCCGCTCGTTCTGCTGGCCGCCTGGGTCGCCCATCCGAATCCGATCGCCCACGCGATCGCCGCGCCCCCAGACGATCCGCCAGGCGCTAACGCCAACCCGCCGATCGATGCGGAGGCCAAGGCGCTTTGGGAGCAGGTCGCGCGAGCCTACCGCGATCTTCAAGGCTACGCCGACCAAGGCCGCCTCGTGGTCCGCTCGCGGCGGGGCGACCAAACCTTCGAAGTCGCACAGCCTTTGAGCCTGGCGCGGGCCGCTGACGGTCGCATCGCGCTCAAGGCGGGGGTTTTCGAGTTGCAGGCCGCGCCCGACCGGGTGGTGATCGACCAGTCCAGCCTCAAAACCCGCGAGATCCTAACGGGTCCCCTGCCCAGCTCCTGGACGCTTCTGCTGGATCGCCATCCCCAAATCAAAGCGATCCTGGCGGGAAGCCCCGACGGTCGGGCCGCCGAGGTGCCGTTGCGCTTCCTGCTCGATCCCGAAGCCGGCGTCGGCCTGCTCGAAGGCGGTCAGACGCGCGTCCGCTTGGCCGAACCGCTGGAACAGGACGGCCGGGTCTTCCCCCGCCTCCTCCTGGAGCGTCCCAACCTGGCTGCCACCCGCTTGACTCTCGACCCCGAACGCCTGTTGATCATCGAATCCGAAACCCTGCTGGACCAACCCCAGGCCGCACCGGGTGACGCCCCGGCTCAACCCGCAGCGCTCAGGGTCGCTCTGACCTACGCCGGTTGGAACGCCGGCGTCATCACGTCCCAACCCGACGATGCAGCCTTCATTCTGCCCCAAGAGCAACGAGTCAAGGTGGTCGAACTGGCCAAGGCCTACGCCCAGGACACCCCCGACGGAAAGAAGACGCCCGACCAACCCGGCGGCGGATTGGAGGACCTCATCGCCCGCTTCGGTCCCGGCGGACCCGACGCGGCCCGTCTTGAGGAAATCATCGATCAACTCCGCCAAGGCGAGGGAGGACCCGACGCCAAACCAATTCGGGAGGCGATCGAGAAGTTCCGCCGAGATAACCCCGACGCCGAGGCGATCCGTCGCCGCATCGACCAATTCCGCAAAGAAAATCCGAACGCCCGTGAAATTGAAGAGATGATCTCTCGACTTCAGAAGCAGCTGCCCGAGGGGGCCGGTCTGGAGGAGATGATCGCCCGTGCTCGGGAACTGATGCCTGAAGGGGCGGAATTGGAGGACCTGGCGCGGCGGTTCCGCATGGCCGCCGACGGCGGTCTGCCCGGTGTGGACGAAGGGGAGGCTCCGCCACCCCTCGCCGACCCTCAGCCGGCTTTCGCCCAGCGCTGGGTGGGTCAAATGGTGCCCAAGTTCACCCTGCGTCTGCTGGAGTCGGCCAACGCCAAGCAACCCCAGGAGCGCACGCTTGACGACCCTACGCTCAAGGACAAGACCATCCTGCTCGTCTTCTGGGCCACCTGGAGCGCGGCGAGTGTCGAGACGCTGGCGGAGGTCCAAACACTCATCGAAGCGCTCGACCAACCGGGCGCGCCGACTCTGGTGATCGCCGTTTCCAGCGACGACGAACCGGAGGACCCCGCCGAACTGGTCGCCGCCTTGCGGGCCGAACTCAACAAGGCCGGGGTCAAGATCGAGCATCGGCCCAACGGCCGTTTAGCGATCGACCCCGACCAGACGTTGCTTCAACTCTTCGAGATTCCCGCGCTGCCGAGTTTGATCTTGATCGACCCTAACGGGGTGGTCAAACAGGTGGACGCCGGAGGCAAGCCTGGTCTGCCCGGCCGCGTTTTGGGACCGGACCATCCGGCCGTCAAAGCCGGGAACGCCAAGAAACCCGCGACCTCGACGAACACCAACAAGCGTTGA
- a CDS encoding multiheme c-type cytochrome: MSRLPNSKRVASRPLAPATLGLGLSLLAAFGALIPFVEGQPPARRTHPTNLPATSAVQADDLQHTDGSLDAVDTVFFGKGFAYNNCFNCHHSDTKSNDPRLTGQTLVSRQDDGILGNGQYEIWFELDKHEIAHASVMKPAGQAIIETLGYDETQVRARCLVCHAPPGALPEPKVLAKAEKRQDLIGQGVGCESCHGPAEKWHLSHAAAEEFNGKTASERARAGFLDTRNPLAASERCANCHVGKGIESSEDTPSWLVTHDMYAAGHPPLPGFEVVSFAHNEPKHWRWLAEKKFNDKYAEDYRKELGFTDRSVFDAYAKREQSHWSLLGGLVSFREAMRLLAAELDRTVPRSSRIKEWAFLDCTTCHHELKRDAWRQDLADRRRAPGRIPFAAWQSTFVDLAIDILDEPQRAQRRAEWTQRRADLAAAFVVRPFGDARAVRDQARELARFARDLADELWYGIRSGKLTLDDADLKRLLARIADHAQPSADRPPLDFDSARQLAFASLVLLDEIAPDQRGPDHARAVEAIHGLRDQLHLVIENKRQAAQRPASPDSLYVPAVKERLSRQAEYDPRAVAPAFGTLAGAL, from the coding sequence ATGAGCCGACTTCCCAACTCGAAGCGCGTCGCGTCCCGCCCGCTTGCCCCGGCGACCCTAGGGTTAGGTCTCTCGCTGTTGGCCGCCTTCGGCGCGTTGATTCCCTTCGTGGAGGGCCAACCACCCGCCCGCCGCACCCATCCCACCAACCTCCCCGCCACGTCAGCGGTTCAGGCTGACGATCTCCAGCACACCGACGGCTCGCTCGACGCGGTGGACACCGTCTTCTTCGGAAAAGGCTTCGCTTACAACAACTGCTTCAACTGCCACCATAGCGACACCAAATCGAATGATCCCCGCCTGACAGGTCAAACCCTCGTTTCCCGTCAAGATGACGGGATTCTTGGAAACGGACAGTATGAAATCTGGTTTGAACTGGACAAGCACGAGATTGCGCACGCTAGCGTGATGAAACCAGCGGGACAAGCGATCATCGAAACCCTAGGATACGACGAAACCCAAGTCCGGGCCCGCTGCCTAGTCTGCCACGCGCCGCCGGGAGCGTTGCCCGAACCGAAGGTGTTGGCGAAGGCTGAGAAGCGACAAGACTTGATCGGTCAAGGGGTGGGATGTGAAAGCTGCCACGGACCCGCCGAGAAGTGGCACCTCTCTCACGCCGCCGCGGAGGAGTTCAACGGCAAAACCGCGAGCGAACGCGCCCGGGCGGGCTTCCTCGACACCCGCAACCCTTTGGCCGCCTCTGAACGTTGCGCCAACTGTCATGTCGGCAAGGGGATCGAGTCGTCTGAGGACACCCCCTCTTGGCTCGTCACCCACGACATGTACGCTGCCGGCCATCCCCCCTTGCCCGGATTCGAGGTCGTCAGCTTCGCCCACAACGAACCCAAACACTGGCGATGGTTGGCCGAGAAGAAGTTCAACGACAAGTACGCGGAGGATTATCGGAAAGAACTCGGCTTCACCGACCGTAGCGTCTTCGACGCCTACGCCAAACGCGAACAAAGCCACTGGAGCTTGCTGGGTGGTTTGGTCTCCTTCCGCGAGGCGATGCGGCTTCTGGCCGCGGAACTCGACCGCACCGTCCCCCGTTCCTCTCGGATCAAGGAATGGGCGTTTCTCGACTGTACCACCTGCCACCACGAACTCAAACGCGACGCTTGGCGTCAAGACCTAGCCGATCGCCGCCGCGCACCAGGACGCATCCCATTCGCCGCCTGGCAATCGACCTTCGTGGATCTGGCGATCGACATTCTGGACGAACCGCAACGTGCCCAGCGCCGCGCGGAATGGACCCAACGTCGGGCCGATCTGGCGGCAGCTTTCGTCGTTCGTCCCTTCGGCGACGCCCGCGCTGTCCGCGACCAAGCCCGTGAACTCGCGCGGTTCGCCCGCGATCTGGCCGACGAACTTTGGTACGGAATCCGTTCGGGCAAACTGACCCTGGACGACGCCGATCTCAAGCGGTTGCTCGCCCGGATCGCCGACCATGCCCAGCCCTCCGCGGATCGTCCCCCCCTCGACTTCGACTCGGCCCGGCAACTGGCCTTCGCCTCGCTGGTGCTGCTCGACGAGATCGCCCCAGACCAACGCGGCCCCGACCACGCCCGGGCCGTTGAAGCGATTCACGGGCTGCGTGACCAACTCCACTTGGTGATTGAGAACAAACGTCAAGCCGCCCAACGTCCTGCCTCGCCCGATTCGCTCTATGTTCCGGCGGTCAAGGAACGTCTAAGCCGTCAAGCCGAGTACGACCCCCGCGCGGTCGCTCCCGCCTTCGGCACCCTGGCGGGCGCGTTGTGA
- a CDS encoding TlpA disulfide reductase family protein — protein MVNLRGLSLMVLALTVSVETVRADGLSIGDKAPKLQVKNWVQGEPVTEFKPGQIYVVEFWATWCGPCRATIPHVNDLQTKYGDKVIVIGANVWENDVAGVAPFVKQMGDKMTYRVATDDVPGDDPSEGFMAKNWMAAAGQDGIPAAFIIDGQGIIAWIGHPMQMDKPLEQIVAGKYDPAAAKAELEEQKQLQAKMQRAMAVLQPALQSNDPKRILAALDQVVEGDELLERQIGRFKLDLLMTQLKDAQATNAYALRIADLFKGRSEEAQVLNTIAWMMVDPEGKQPDGLDLKIADKLAERAVELTEANDGMILDTLAYVKFRMGNRAKAIELQRKAVALIEKTGNEDAIAEIKARLEEFEASRP, from the coding sequence ATGGTCAACCTGCGTGGTTTGAGTTTGATGGTCTTGGCGCTGACTGTTTCGGTCGAGACGGTTCGGGCCGATGGGCTGTCGATCGGCGACAAGGCCCCCAAGCTGCAAGTCAAGAATTGGGTTCAGGGTGAACCGGTCACTGAGTTCAAGCCGGGCCAGATTTATGTGGTCGAGTTCTGGGCGACTTGGTGCGGCCCCTGCCGCGCTACGATTCCGCACGTCAACGATCTCCAGACCAAGTACGGCGACAAGGTGATCGTGATTGGGGCCAACGTGTGGGAGAACGACGTGGCGGGCGTGGCTCCGTTCGTCAAGCAAATGGGCGACAAGATGACCTACCGGGTCGCCACCGACGACGTTCCCGGCGACGACCCCAGCGAAGGCTTCATGGCCAAGAACTGGATGGCCGCGGCCGGTCAGGATGGCATCCCCGCCGCCTTCATCATCGACGGCCAGGGCATCATTGCCTGGATCGGCCACCCGATGCAGATGGACAAGCCGCTGGAACAGATCGTCGCCGGCAAGTACGACCCCGCCGCCGCCAAGGCCGAACTCGAAGAACAAAAGCAGCTGCAAGCCAAGATGCAGCGCGCTATGGCCGTGTTGCAACCGGCCCTGCAATCCAACGATCCCAAGCGGATTTTGGCCGCCCTCGATCAAGTCGTCGAAGGCGATGAGTTGTTGGAACGGCAAATCGGTCGATTCAAGCTCGACCTTCTGATGACCCAACTCAAAGACGCCCAGGCGACCAACGCCTATGCCCTGCGCATCGCCGACTTGTTCAAAGGTCGCTCTGAGGAAGCCCAAGTTCTCAACACGATCGCCTGGATGATGGTCGATCCCGAAGGCAAGCAGCCGGACGGTCTGGACCTCAAGATTGCTGACAAGCTGGCTGAACGGGCCGTCGAACTGACCGAAGCCAACGACGGCATGATCCTCGACACCCTTGCCTATGTCAAGTTTCGTATGGGTAACCGCGCCAAGGCGATCGAACTGCAACGTAAAGCGGTCGCTCTGATCGAAAAGACCGGCAACGAGGATGCGATCGCCGAGATCAAAGCCCGCCTCGAGGAATTCGAAGCCAGCCGTCCATAA